A window of Syngnathoides biaculeatus isolate LvHL_M chromosome 9, ASM1980259v1, whole genome shotgun sequence contains these coding sequences:
- the add3a gene encoding adducin 3 (gamma) a isoform X1 gives MSVDSHQGVVTTPPPPSGGTKERYFDRVNVNDPEYRRARNMSADLRQDFNVLEQKKRVTQILQSPAFKEELESLILEQQRKGNNPTGLLALRQIADFFMASSMAGYNTSPLSLGMVTPINDLYNVEASTMVKGEKLTRCKLASLYRLVDLFNWARFASSYITGRVSKEQDHILIIPRGLSFAEASASNLMKVNIIGEVIEQGSTNLSMDSVGFSPHAAIYSMRPDIRCVIHVHTPATAAVSSMKCGILPISQEALILGDIAYFNYHGSLDEPAERRELQKALGPTAKVLVLRNHGMVALGESMEEAFHYIYNTQSACEIQVNAISCAGSIDNLIVLDQEACKSRVFDVASTFSENMSSPYKWKVGELAFESLMRMLDNLGYRTGYAYRYPIMREKPRHKSEVEIPATVTAFTFEEDVDATHFPFKFLQQRQQREKTRWLNSPNSYTKVNVEGGDERYNHNRTTTWMKAEETGTPIRIEDPNQFVPLNTDPKEVLQKRNKIREQNRCDVMTSGPRSHHLAGIPVDQPRRPYVPTEEDQMAPLPPNPFSELSEKDLQEYCKNVERRQLGLDGEQELTSDDGSTLSQSQSQSLTQSPQDTPAKVNHSGLMNGKDNHRDVDDELCKRLSQLDTSAESVAVTMHSGDKIEEILSQESSPSKSPSTKKKKKFRTPSFLKKNKKKEKMEA, from the exons GCCTTCAAGGAAGAGTTGGAGAGTCTAATTCTAGAGCAGCAGCGCAAAGGGAACAACCCCACCGGTTTGTTGGCGCTCAGGCAGATTGCTGACTTCTTCATGGCGAGTTCAATGGCCGGTTACAACACTTCCCCACTCA GTTTGGGGATGGTTACGCCCATTAATGACTTGTACAACGTCGAAGCAAGCACCATGGTGAaaggagagaagcttacacgTTGTAAACTGGCTAGCCTCTACAGACTGGTGGACCTTTTCAACTGGGCCCGCTTTGCCAGCTCCTACATTACT GGTCGAGTCAGCAAAGAGCAAGATCACATCCTTATCATCCCCAGAGGACTTTCTTTTGCTGAGGCATCTGCATCAAACCTG ATGAAGGTCAACATCATCGGCGAGGTGATCGAGCAGGGCTCCACCAACCTGAGCATGGACTCAGTGGGTTTCAGCCCCCACGCTGCCATATACTCCATGCGTCCAGACATTCGCTGTGTCATACATGTTCATACTCCCGCCACGGCTGCC GTGTCATCTATGAAGTGCGGCATCCTGCCCATTTCTCAAGAGGCACTCATCTTGGGTGACATCGCCTACTTCAACTACCATGGCAGCCTGGACGAGCCAGCGGAGCGCAGAGAGCTGCAGAAAGCTCTGGGGCCTACCGCTAAG GTTTTGGTGCTGCGGAATCATGGCATGGTCGCTCTGGGTGAAAGTATGGAAGAGGCCTTTCACTACATCTACAATACACAATCTGCCTGTGAAATTCAG GTGAACGCCATCTCCTGTGCTGGCAGCATCGACAACCTGATTGTGCTCGACCAGGAGGCTTGCAAATCACGTGTGTTCGACGTGGCCTCAACATTTTCCGAAAACATGAGCAGTCCGTACAAGTGGAAAGTCGGCGAGCTCGCGTTTGAGTCTCTGATGAGGATGCTGGACAACCTG GGCTACAGGACAGGTTACGCCTATCGCTATCCCATCATGCGTGAAAAGCCGAGGCACAAGAGCGAAGTGGAGATCCCCGCCACCGTCACAGCATTCACTTTCGAAGAGGACGTGGACGCCACGCACTTTCCCTTCAAGTTCCtccagcagcggcagcagcggGAGAAGACGCGCTGGCTCAACTCGCCCAACAGCTACACCAAGGTCAACGTGGAGGGTGGGGACGAGCGTTACAACCACAACAGGACAACCACA TGGATGAAAGCAGAGGAGACTGGAACGCCGATCCGAATTGAGGACCCCAACCAGTTTGTCCCTCTCAACACAGACCCCAAGGAGGTGCTGCAGAAGAGGAACAAG ATTAGAGAGCAGAATCGCTGTGATGTCATGACATCAGGGCCGCGCTCTCACCACCTTGCTGGCATCCCAGTTGATCAACCACGGCGG CCTTACGTGCCCACAGAGGAGGACCAGATGGCCCCCCTGCCTCCCAACCCTTTCAGTGAGCTGTCAGAGAAAGACTTGCAGGAGTATTGCAAAAATGTGGAAAGGAGGCAACTCGGTCTCG ATGGTGAACAGGAGCTAACCTCAGATGACGGCTCCACACTCTCTCAATCTCAGTCTCAGTCTCTCACCCAGTCACCACAAGACACTCCAGCTAAAG TCAACCACTCGGGCCTGATGAATGGCAAGGACAACCACCGCGACGTGGACGACGAGCTCTGCAAGCGGCTCAGCCAGCTGGACACCAGCGCAGAGAGTGTGGCGGTCACGATGCACTCGGGCGACAAGATTGAGGAGATCTTGTCCCAGGAGAGCTCGCCCTCCAAGTCGCCCAgcaccaagaagaagaagaagttccgCACGCCGTCCTTCCtcaagaagaacaaaaagaaagagaaaatggaGGCCTGA
- the add3a gene encoding adducin 3 (gamma) a isoform X2: MSVDSHQGVVTTPPPPSGGTKERYFDRVNVNDPEYRRARNMSADLRQDFNVLEQKKRVTQILQSPAFKEELESLILEQQRKGNNPTGLLALRQIADFFMASSMAGYNTSPLSLGMVTPINDLYNVEASTMVKGEKLTRCKLASLYRLVDLFNWARFASSYITGRVSKEQDHILIIPRGLSFAEASASNLMKVNIIGEVIEQGSTNLSMDSVGFSPHAAIYSMRPDIRCVIHVHTPATAAVSSMKCGILPISQEALILGDIAYFNYHGSLDEPAERRELQKALGPTAKVLVLRNHGMVALGESMEEAFHYIYNTQSACEIQVNAISCAGSIDNLIVLDQEACKSRVFDVASTFSENMSSPYKWKVGELAFESLMRMLDNLGYRTGYAYRYPIMREKPRHKSEVEIPATVTAFTFEEDVDATHFPFKFLQQRQQREKTRWLNSPNSYTKVNVEGGDERYNHNRTTTWMKAEETGTPIRIEDPNQFVPLNTDPKEVLQKRNKIREQNRCDVMTSGPRSHHLAGIPVDQPRRPYVPTEEDQMAPLPPNPFSELSEKDLQEYCKNVERRQLGLDGEQELTSDDGSTLSQSQSQSLTQSPQDTPVNHSGLMNGKDNHRDVDDELCKRLSQLDTSAESVAVTMHSGDKIEEILSQESSPSKSPSTKKKKKFRTPSFLKKNKKKEKMEA; the protein is encoded by the exons GCCTTCAAGGAAGAGTTGGAGAGTCTAATTCTAGAGCAGCAGCGCAAAGGGAACAACCCCACCGGTTTGTTGGCGCTCAGGCAGATTGCTGACTTCTTCATGGCGAGTTCAATGGCCGGTTACAACACTTCCCCACTCA GTTTGGGGATGGTTACGCCCATTAATGACTTGTACAACGTCGAAGCAAGCACCATGGTGAaaggagagaagcttacacgTTGTAAACTGGCTAGCCTCTACAGACTGGTGGACCTTTTCAACTGGGCCCGCTTTGCCAGCTCCTACATTACT GGTCGAGTCAGCAAAGAGCAAGATCACATCCTTATCATCCCCAGAGGACTTTCTTTTGCTGAGGCATCTGCATCAAACCTG ATGAAGGTCAACATCATCGGCGAGGTGATCGAGCAGGGCTCCACCAACCTGAGCATGGACTCAGTGGGTTTCAGCCCCCACGCTGCCATATACTCCATGCGTCCAGACATTCGCTGTGTCATACATGTTCATACTCCCGCCACGGCTGCC GTGTCATCTATGAAGTGCGGCATCCTGCCCATTTCTCAAGAGGCACTCATCTTGGGTGACATCGCCTACTTCAACTACCATGGCAGCCTGGACGAGCCAGCGGAGCGCAGAGAGCTGCAGAAAGCTCTGGGGCCTACCGCTAAG GTTTTGGTGCTGCGGAATCATGGCATGGTCGCTCTGGGTGAAAGTATGGAAGAGGCCTTTCACTACATCTACAATACACAATCTGCCTGTGAAATTCAG GTGAACGCCATCTCCTGTGCTGGCAGCATCGACAACCTGATTGTGCTCGACCAGGAGGCTTGCAAATCACGTGTGTTCGACGTGGCCTCAACATTTTCCGAAAACATGAGCAGTCCGTACAAGTGGAAAGTCGGCGAGCTCGCGTTTGAGTCTCTGATGAGGATGCTGGACAACCTG GGCTACAGGACAGGTTACGCCTATCGCTATCCCATCATGCGTGAAAAGCCGAGGCACAAGAGCGAAGTGGAGATCCCCGCCACCGTCACAGCATTCACTTTCGAAGAGGACGTGGACGCCACGCACTTTCCCTTCAAGTTCCtccagcagcggcagcagcggGAGAAGACGCGCTGGCTCAACTCGCCCAACAGCTACACCAAGGTCAACGTGGAGGGTGGGGACGAGCGTTACAACCACAACAGGACAACCACA TGGATGAAAGCAGAGGAGACTGGAACGCCGATCCGAATTGAGGACCCCAACCAGTTTGTCCCTCTCAACACAGACCCCAAGGAGGTGCTGCAGAAGAGGAACAAG ATTAGAGAGCAGAATCGCTGTGATGTCATGACATCAGGGCCGCGCTCTCACCACCTTGCTGGCATCCCAGTTGATCAACCACGGCGG CCTTACGTGCCCACAGAGGAGGACCAGATGGCCCCCCTGCCTCCCAACCCTTTCAGTGAGCTGTCAGAGAAAGACTTGCAGGAGTATTGCAAAAATGTGGAAAGGAGGCAACTCGGTCTCG ATGGTGAACAGGAGCTAACCTCAGATGACGGCTCCACACTCTCTCAATCTCAGTCTCAGTCTCTCACCCAGTCACCACAAGACACTCCAG TCAACCACTCGGGCCTGATGAATGGCAAGGACAACCACCGCGACGTGGACGACGAGCTCTGCAAGCGGCTCAGCCAGCTGGACACCAGCGCAGAGAGTGTGGCGGTCACGATGCACTCGGGCGACAAGATTGAGGAGATCTTGTCCCAGGAGAGCTCGCCCTCCAAGTCGCCCAgcaccaagaagaagaagaagttccgCACGCCGTCCTTCCtcaagaagaacaaaaagaaagagaaaatggaGGCCTGA